The Mycobacterium sp. 3519A genome contains a region encoding:
- a CDS encoding SRPBCC family protein codes for MITECGVTIDAQAEVVWEVFSDVERWPEWTPSVTRLVALDGPGLAGGKRFEIKQPRMSKLVWEVTELTPGSAWTWVQRSPGGLTVARHEVIAESDGRTRVRQQLEQRGPLGSLVGLLMRGMTRRYLDLEAAGLKAASEQRRVDGPTA; via the coding sequence ATGATTACTGAATGCGGCGTCACGATCGACGCGCAGGCGGAGGTCGTCTGGGAGGTGTTCAGCGACGTCGAGCGGTGGCCGGAATGGACACCGTCGGTCACCCGGTTGGTCGCACTCGACGGACCGGGCCTGGCGGGCGGTAAGCGCTTCGAAATCAAGCAACCGCGGATGTCCAAGCTTGTCTGGGAGGTCACTGAGTTGACCCCGGGCAGTGCGTGGACGTGGGTGCAGCGCTCGCCCGGTGGTCTGACGGTGGCCCGACACGAGGTCATCGCCGAATCCGATGGACGCACCCGGGTTCGGCAACAATTGGAGCAGCGAGGGCCACTCGGCTCGCTGGTCGGCCTGCTCATGCGTGGAATGACAAGGCGCTACCTGGATTTGGAGGCGGCCGGCCTCAAGGCCGCAAGCGAGCAGCGGCGCGTCGATGGCCCGACCGCCTGA
- a CDS encoding helix-turn-helix domain-containing protein, producing MARPPDLVRRQELLDAVVKECAERGIGDRPLRDIAAAVGTSHRMLLHHFGSRNELLLAIVEEVERRQRALLPTLPTEPAAAIAAMWADLSRPELRPFERLFFECYARGVQGEQPFSSMLPGAVDTWLTDTAGADPALARLGLAVMRGLLLDLVGTEDHEGVDAAADAFVELVRRSG from the coding sequence ATGGCCCGACCGCCTGATCTGGTCCGGCGTCAGGAGTTACTCGACGCAGTCGTCAAAGAGTGTGCGGAGCGCGGTATCGGCGACCGGCCGCTGCGCGACATCGCCGCGGCCGTCGGCACCAGCCACCGCATGCTCCTGCACCACTTCGGCTCACGAAACGAACTGCTGCTGGCGATCGTCGAAGAGGTCGAGCGGCGTCAGCGGGCGCTGTTACCCACGCTGCCAACCGAACCCGCGGCAGCGATCGCGGCGATGTGGGCTGATTTGAGCCGGCCTGAACTGCGCCCGTTCGAGCGGCTGTTCTTCGAGTGCTACGCGCGCGGCGTCCAAGGCGAGCAGCCGTTCTCCAGCATGCTGCCGGGAGCCGTCGACACCTGGCTGACAGACACCGCGGGCGCGGACCCGGCGCTGGCCCGCCTCGGATTGGCAGTCATGCGTGGTCTCCTCCTCGACCTGGTGGGCACCGAGGACCACGAAGGCGTCGACGCAGCCGCCGACGCCTTCGTGGAACTGGTTCGACGAAGCGGCTAG